From the genome of Pelosinus fermentans DSM 17108:
AATAATAAAAAACCACTTTTTACAGAGTGGTTTTTTTATTTTATCATTCTATTATGATATACTGTATATCATAATAGAATGATAAAATAAGAGAGGTAATTGAATGTCAATTTCAAAAGAATCATCAAAGGAAAAATATCTGCAGATCATAAAACTGGGAAAGTTGTATTTATATTTATTGATTTTAGGGCGGCTTGTTTATTTAATACAACGGGTATCACTTCCTACAGATATACCTATGGACAGTCCCATTTTAGATGTTGGGAAGTTTATGCTTCAATCGGTTATTGGGAACGAAGTTGTAAAAAGTGTCTGTATCTTGGTTTTGCTCCTTTATACCATGTTTGTGGCAATTGAGAGCTTTGTGGTATTACGTCAGTGGTTCGTATCATATTATACCAAATATAAAAAGAAGAACATGCTAGAAAAAGAGTAACATATATAATCTCAATTAATACTAAATTGAGATTATGCTTTGTACTTTGCGCAGGTGTTTTCTAATCCTTTTCGATAAAGCGAATATGCCAAAGGGATTCGTTTGTTGAGTTCTCTGCATCTAAAGAAAAGCTTCTGCATACATGTTGCAGTGAATTGATTAGGTCAATTGGAACTGGTTTTCCGCAACAAATGCAAGACAGGTAATCTGTTTTGAATAAATCGGAAATTGGGATCGCAAAGGTTCGAGTACAGGACAAGCAGGTAAATTCAATTGTCATGACACACCTCCTTAGTATCGCATAGTTGCTATCTTCGATTGATTACCTTAATTTCCTGCTTGGTTATAAAAAAATCCAATATTTATTTATGATCTTTCACTAAATTAGCTAAATCGATATAGTTTTGGAGGCATCAGATGTATTACGAAGAAATAAAGAAAGTTTCAAGCGCAGCCCAGGCAAAAGGAGCACTATTAAAGGGAAGTCCTGTCAAATATTTATTGTCATCTGTTCTAGCAGGAATGTATGTCGGTCTTGGTATATTACTTATTTTTACCATTGGCGGACTTTTGTCTCAAGCTGATTCTCCAGCGGTGAAAATTATTATGGGAACCTCTTTTGGCATTGCCTTGAGTCTGGTTATTATGGCAGGGTCGGAGCTTTTTACAGGCAATAATATAATTATGACAATTGGCAGGATGGAAAAGAAAGTAACGATTAGTGATGTATTTACTATACATATTCTTAGTTTTATTGGCAATTTACTAGGCTCTTTTTTATTAGCATCTTTATTTATTTTATCAGGGCTTGGACAAGGAAGTACGGCGATGTTGATGGTTAAAATTGCACATAGCAAAGTATCTTTGCCATGGATGGAGCTTCTGGCGAGGGGAATATTGTGTAATATATTAGTTTGCCTTGCAATTTGGTGCTCTTTTAAAATGAAAGAAGAAGCCGGAAAGCTCATCATGATTTTTTGGTGCCTTTTTGCCTTTATTACAACGGGCTTTGAGCACAGTGTTGCAAACATGACCTTACTGTCGGCAGTATTGATCATGCCTGGAGCAGATGCTGTTTCTCTTTTGGATTTTATCTATAATATCAGTTGGGTTACTTTAGGCAATATGATTGGCGGTATCTTTTTTGTAGCCCTGCCTTATTGGTATCTATCTAAACAAAGTTAACGGTAAGCTAAATAATGACAATTGTATGAATAAATTGTTTTTATGTTAAAACTTGTGTTATGTTGACACGCATATAGTAATGGTTTAAGATAAATATATGATTTAAGAAATTGGCAATGATGCCTAGGTTGTATAGACAGCCTAGGTGTCTCTTTTTTTCTTGAAAATTTGTAAAAGTGAGATGGTTATATGGTTTCTTACAGAAGGCTTGAAGAAAATTTCCAAAGATTATCGGTAATTGGAAGACAGGATGGGGGTGGAATTACGCGTCTTGCTTTTGGTGATGCTGATTGGGAAGCACGGAACATTGTTATAGAACTTATGAAGAATGCTGGGCTGAAAATTCGCGTTGATGCTTTTGGCAACATCATTGGACGTCGGGAGGGCTTATATCCTGAGAAGTCGGTGGTAATGCTTGGTTCTCATATTGATAGTGTCCCGAACGGAGGGAATTTTGATGGGGTTGTTGGTGTTTTAGCAGCGATAGAAGCATTGCAATGTCTAGAGGAACAGCAAGAGCAAAATGATCATCCTATTGAAGTTGTGGTGTTTATGGCTGAGGAATCCAGTCGGTTTGGTGTTGCTACATTGGGTAGCAAGGCATTTTGCGGGAAGCTTTCTTCTCAGAATCTAGTTCAGTATAAGGATAAGGATGGTATCACCTTAGCTGAAGCGATACAGCAAAGAGAACTTGCACCGGAGAACATCGGGCAAGCCCAATATGAAGGAGAAATTAAAGCGTTTTTAGAACTGCATATTGAACAGGGGAAGGTTTTAGAGACAACAAATCATCAAATTGGAATCGTAACCGGTATTGCAGCGCCTACTCGTTTTAAAGCAATAGTAACAGGTCAGGCGGACCATTCGGGGGCTACTCCAATGAATATGCGTCAAGATGCCTTAACAGCTGCAGCAGAAGTAATTTTATTGGTAGAACAATTGGCAAGGAAGGTTGCCCATCTGGGAGTCGTAGGAACAACAGGAGTAATTAAAGCGGATCCAGGTGCCATTAATGTAATTCCAGGACGTGTGGAACTTGGAATTGATATTCGTGCAATTCAATTAGCAAGTAAGCAGTGGGTCGTTGATGAACTCATTACAGGAATTGATAAAATTAAGACACAGCGAAGTGTAACGATTGAGTTAATTACACTTACAGATGAGATTCCAGTTGAGCTTTTAAAAGAAATGGTTGAAGAGTTGCAAGAGGTGTGCAAGCAGCATCCTTATCCGAATATGTTGATGCCTAGTGGTGCAGGACATGATGCAATGCATTTAGCTCCCCTGGCTCCTACAGGCATTATATTTATTCCCTGCCAGGGAGGAATTAGCCATAATCCAGCAGAGTGGGCAAGTATGGATGATATTGTTGCGGGGACTGAGATCCTCTTGACGGCAATTCGTAAGATTGCTAATTTGGAATTCTCCTGGAAGAAAGCAATGCTATAAATGATAAGTTTTGTGAGTGTATTTTAAAACAAAGACAGTTCATTGATGTAAACCTAATTCATATATGTTCATTGATTAATGCTTGCAAGGAAAAGGCTATTGGCAGTATGCCAGTAGCCTTTTCTGTACCGCGCATCTAGCGAAGCTGGACGGTGCTTGGAGATAAAATTTAGGCAGATCATTCAATTGAAAGAAAATATGTCGAAAATTAAATGATGGATACTATATTGCAAATGTAGCGCATAAACGTTATGATTATTTTTTAAAGACACACCCTAGAGTAGGAACTGTCGAGATAGAACATATAAAGGGAGGCTAATTTAAATTGAGTAAGATAATTGGAGAAGGAACACAGCCATTGATATGTACTCCACTAGTGGGAAGAAATCAAGAAATTGTATTAGCTGAATTAGCAAATGTTTTAGAAAAAAAACCAGATATTATTGAATGGCGTGCCGATTTCTTTGAAGCTATCGCCAATACTGATGAAGTAGTTGCCTTAGCAAATACAATCAAAGAGATTGCGGGCGATTTAACGATTATCTTTACGATTCGTTCTATTCGGGAAGGCGGTCAAACCATTCCACTGTCAGATAGTGAAGCGATGGAACTAAATGCAGCCATCTGCACGAATACAAGTGTAGAATATGTGGATTGCGAATTGAGTAATCTGCCAGAACACTTTCAGCAGTTATGCAAAGTAGCACGGGAAAATAGCACGAAAATAATTGCATCCTTCCATAATTTTAATTGTACGCCAAGTAAAGAAAGCTTAGAAGAAAGGTTTACACAAGCAGAAGAATATGGTGCTGATGTTGCAAAAGTGGCAGTTATGCCAAAAACATTAGAAGATGTTCTTACGCTATTGAGTGCAACCTTAGAAGCAAAAAATAAGTTGAAGATTCCTGTAATTAGTATGTCAATGGGAGAGCTTGGTGCCGTAACTCGCCTGTTTGGAGGAGTTTTTGGCTCAACTGTTAGTTTTGCAGTAGGTCAAAGCAGCTCTGCACCTGGGCAAGTGCCGATTGAAGATTTAAATACAGTGTTCCATATTGTAAAAAAATCCATGGGGATGTAGGTAATTTTAAAAAGAACTACATATATTAGCACATTATTTAGATGCAACGGCAGATTCATGTTAGCCTTAGGTGTAATAACTTCTTAATAAACACAATGTATAGATCGATGTACAATGTGCTTATTAAGAAGTTATTTTATTTATGTAATTTGAAATAAAGTAGCTATCTTTCAAACAAAAATTATTGTACATCTATAATTTTACAAAAGTATATTCCGATAGGACGTTTGTTTTTTAAAATGATAAAATAATAACAAATTATTAATGTTATCATTGCTTTTTGATAGATGCTTGACAATTGTTGTTTAGTTGGTATAATGAAAATAGTATTATGTTGAGCGGAGGCTATTATAATGATTACATTCTTAACTAAGAGATTTGGAAACCAATATTTTAGTTTTTTTAGTTGGGGCTATTTTTATAGTGCTGGCTATTTTGGGATGTATCAAATGAATAGACTGTTAAATGAGAGCTTAAACACGAGCAGGTAAGTATAAAACTGTTTTGTGATAGAAATAAGACTCGTTAGAGTCTTATTTTTTGTTTTATGGTATTAGGAGTTATAAAGGCTGTAAGTGAAAAAACATAAGTCATTATGAAGCACAAAGATAACAATGCTGCTTCCGCGGCATACAAAGGAGAATATTAAAGATAAATAGAATCCTTTCTTGTCCTATATTTTTTGATTTGTCATTGCGAGTATGCATTGCAATCTTTTGTTTGTTAAGAGATTGCTTACTCTGTTTGCAATGACAAAAGGACGAGAAACGTTTTTCTGATAAAAAATAGTAGGCGGTGTATTGTAATGAAATTTCATAATAATGTTGTGTTGATTGGTATGCCGGGTAGTGGTAAGACGTCTCTGGGTTCGATTATTGCAGAACGATTAGAGATTGATTTTTATGATATTGACCAGTATATACAGGAAAAAGAGAATAAGACTATTTCTGAGCTTTTTTTATTAGGAGAGTCACACTTTCGTCAGATTGAAAGCAATGCTGTTCGTGAAGTTAGCAGCAAGAAACCGATTGTTATTGCTACTGGAGGAGGTGTAGTGACTCGTCCTGAGAATATAGCTGTATTACAGCAAAAAGGCACTATCTTTTATATTGACCGACCAATCGAAATGATAATAGAAACGATTGACGCTGCAGCTCGTCCGTTGCTGGAAGATAATGTGAAGAGAATTTACAGCTTATACGAACAGAGAAAGCATTTATATGAGGGGTGTTGTCATTATCGAATTACCAACGGTTTGTCATTACATTCTGCAGTAGACCAGATTCTACAAGTAATTGCAAAAAGCCAGGATAGTGAGCAAATAGCCATTTCTGACTAACCTGACTTATTAGATATGATGAATATGAAATAGAAACTTTTAAATTAAAATCAGCGTCTAAGGTAAATACCTAGACGCTGATTTTTTGTGATTTCAAAAAATCAAAGGATATTAAAATTTAAGTTATCTATAATACATCCCAAATAGCCATTGCAGCTGCGGCTTCGATAACAGGTACCGCACGATGGACAATACAAGGATCGTGACGACCTTCCACTGTAATAGAGACATTTTCACCCTTTGCATTCACAGTGTTCTGCTCTAAAGAAATGGAGGGGGTTGGTTTTATGGCTACACGAAAAATAAGAGGCATGCCATTGGAGATTCCTCCTAAGATTCCTCCATTGTGATTAGTGGAGGTTACAACCAGATTGTCTTTACTATACATCGCATCATTGGCCTGGCTGCCGCGCATCTGGGCAAAAGTAAACCCGGCACCGAATTCCACACCTTTAACGGCAGGAATAGAAAATAACAGATGTGCCAATGTGCTTTCTAGGGAATCAAAGAAAGGATCACCCAGACCGACAGGCAGGTGTATGACAGCTGCTTCAATAATACCGCCGACAGAATCTCCCGCAGTCTTGGCTGAGAGAATGCATCGTTGCATTGATTCGCCCGCAGCAGGGTCAAGTACAGGGAATGATTTTGCTTTTAATTGTTCTAGTATTGTCTGGTCAATCGTAACCGCATCAAATTGAGATTCTGAAATAGAAGCGATACGCTGGATATGAGAGCCAATATGAATATTTTGTTGTCTCAAAAGCTGCTTAGCAATTGCACCGGCGAATACGAGAGGGGCTGTAAGGCGGCCGGAGAAGTGCCCACCGCCTCGCAAGTCATTAAAGTGCTTATACTTTATAGAGCCAGTATAATCCGCATGTCCAGGACGAAATTTCCAAGCTAAGGATTCATAATCAGCAGACCTTTGATCTTTATTTTCAATAATGGAACAAAGTGGGCTTCCTGTTGTTTTACCATTTAAAAAGCCACTCCAAATCGTAAATGCGTCTTTTTCATTACGTGCTGTTGATAAGGGACTTTTTCCAGGGGCGCGACGCTCTAGCTCCCGGGTTACTTCTGCTAAGTCAATTTCGAAACCGGGCGGTAGTCCGTCAATGGTAATACCGATCCCCTTTCCGTGACTTTCACCAAAAATAGTATACTGGACCTTTTTACCCCATGAGCCACTCATTTGTTAACCTCCTGAAGTGTAAAATTAGATAGTGCGATTTTCAATTTTAGCAATCTGCGTTAAGAACCCCATTAATGAGGCGAAACGTTCAGGTGTAATAGATTGTGGTCCATCGCAGCTTGCATTAGCAGGATCATTGTGTACTTCAATAATCAATCCATCAGCACCGACGGCAATGGATGCCTTTGAAAGGGCCTCTACCATCCACCATTTTCCCGCAGCATGACTAGGATCAATAATAACAGGAAGATGGCTTAATTTCTTTATGGCGAGTACGGCACTTAAGTCTAGAGTATTACGGGTATAGGTTTCAAAAGTGCGAATGCCTCTTTCGCATAAAATAACATTGTCGTTACCTTCAGCCATAATATACTCTGCTGACATAAGTAATTCTTCAATGGTAGCACATAATCCTCGTTTTAATAAAATTGGTTTATTAGTTTGTCCTACCGCTTTCAACAGGTCAAAGTTTTGCATATTTCTTGCACCAATTTGAATAATGTCAACATCTTCAACGAATTTATCCAGTTTGCTTACGGACATAATCTCAGAGACAATTGGCAGCCCTGTTTCTGCTCTGGCAATTTTCAATAATTCCAGTCCTTCTTCCTTTAAGCCTTGGAAACTATAAGGTGATGTTCTTGGTTTGTAAGCTCCGCCACGCAAGAAGCCAGCGCCTGCTGCTTTGACTTGATTCGCTACAGACAAAATTTGACTCTCGCTTTCAACTGAGCAAGGACCAGCAATAATTGTTAATTTATTACCGCCGATGGTTTGATTTCCAATTGGAATGACTGTATCTTCTGGATGAAAGACTCGATTGGCCTTCTTATAAGGTTCCTGTACGGATAATACTTTTTCTACATAGTTTTTACTTGCCAGCTTATCTTTATCAAGTTTATGAGTGCTGCCAACTACGCCGATAATCGTCTGAAATTCTCCATACGTAGGCCAAGCACTGCAGCCGCCTTTTTCTAATTCTGCCTTTAACTCTTCAATTTGCTCTGTTGTTACAGAAGGATGTAATACGATAACCATAATAAATACCCCCTATTATTTTACTTTTATAACTTAAAATTGGATCTTTAGTGATGAATAAGCGCGACTAACTTCTGCTTGTAGAATGATGAAAGTTTTAGAGCGGTTAGCCATCGGGTAAAAAAAATAAGACTCAAATGAGTCTTGTAGAGATGGTGGAAATAAATTGTCCTTAGCGGATTGCTGCTAGTTGACATTTCCATCTATAATGCTCATTGAAAAACCATATATTCACTTTTTCCCATCCGAAAAAGTCGAAGCTAAAAAAGTAGCTCCAACCAAAAAAGTAAAAATATTGTTTTTGTTCAATAGCTTTATAGGTTAGATGTGTCATAAAAAACATCCTCCGATAATACTTGATTTTCCAGTAACTGTTTTCCATTATATCAAAGTATTGAAAAGTGTCAAGCAATAGTTTTAAATTTAAAATAAAATAGATAAATGTTACATATTAATTATAGAATAAAAACATTTGTACAATGAGAAAAAACAAAAATAAAAAAACTCTTGACAGCATAGCAAAATTTGAATAAAATGTGCCTTAATAGAATGTGTAATCCGCTATGAGCAGGAGAAGTACATATACGAACTTTGGATCAGCGAGTCGGTGACCAGGCAACTGGAGGTGTGATGACCGACCCAAAGAGTCTATGGAATGGGCCTGTGAGCTGCTCACTGAACGCAATACGTCAGTAGGATGAGTCGGTTGCCCCCGTTATTGGGCTAGGGTATCAGATGTAATATCTCGTACCTGAGTAGAGGGAAAGCATTAGCTTTCTAAATTAGGGTGGTATCGCGAATCATTTCGCCCCTTTCAGGGGTGGAGTGATTTTTTTTATTTTTATAGGCTTATTTATAAGGAGGAATGGCTATGTTCAAGGAGTTTTTGGCTCAAGTAGTGGCGGGAGAAAATTTATCGCGAGAAGATGCACAATTGTCCATGGATATCATTATGTCTGGGGGCGGGACTGAGGCACAGATTGGTGCTTTTATTACAGCATTACGGATAAAGGGTGAAACCATTGATGAAATTGCTGGTTTTGCCCAGACCATGCGCAATCATTCATTAAAGGTACAATTTAGCAGCAGGGAAATGATTGATACCTGTGGTACGGGCGGGGATAAAACAGGTACCTTCAATGTATCTACAGCGGTAGCTTTTGTGGTAGCAGGTGCTGGGCTTGTTGTAGCTAAACATGGCAATCATGGTTTATCCAGTTCTTGCGGCAGTGCAGATGTTCTTAATGCTTTGGGAGTTTCAATGAATTTACCGCCTCAAGGAGTACGTAAATCCATTGAAATAACGAAAGTTGGTTTTTTGTATGCTCCTGCTTTTCATAAAGCGATGAAATATGCTGCGAAACCACGCAAAGAATTAGGATTTCGAACTGTTTTTAATATGCTGGGACCATTAACCAATCCTGCAGAGGCTAATTATCAATTAATCGGTGTATATGAGCCTTCTTTAACTCGGAAATTGGCGGAGGCGCTTGCCATGTTAGGCGTAAAGCGGGCCATGGTAGTACATGGTTTGGATGGTCTGGATGAAATATCCACGACTGCACTGACACAGGTAACAGAAGTCAATGGTCAAGAAACTCGAACCTATACGATTGATCCAGCTGTCTACGGGTTTAGTGGTGGTGGCTTAGAAGGTTACCGTGGTGGTACAC
Proteins encoded in this window:
- a CDS encoding shikimate kinase, with amino-acid sequence MKFHNNVVLIGMPGSGKTSLGSIIAERLEIDFYDIDQYIQEKENKTISELFLLGESHFRQIESNAVREVSSKKPIVIATGGGVVTRPENIAVLQQKGTIFYIDRPIEMIIETIDAAARPLLEDNVKRIYSLYEQRKHLYEGCCHYRITNGLSLHSAVDQILQVIAKSQDSEQIAISD
- the aroC gene encoding chorismate synthase, whose translation is MSGSWGKKVQYTIFGESHGKGIGITIDGLPPGFEIDLAEVTRELERRAPGKSPLSTARNEKDAFTIWSGFLNGKTTGSPLCSIIENKDQRSADYESLAWKFRPGHADYTGSIKYKHFNDLRGGGHFSGRLTAPLVFAGAIAKQLLRQQNIHIGSHIQRIASISESQFDAVTIDQTILEQLKAKSFPVLDPAAGESMQRCILSAKTAGDSVGGIIEAAVIHLPVGLGDPFFDSLESTLAHLLFSIPAVKGVEFGAGFTFAQMRGSQANDAMYSKDNLVVTSTNHNGGILGGISNGMPLIFRVAIKPTPSISLEQNTVNAKGENVSITVEGRHDPCIVHRAVPVIEAAAAMAIWDVL
- the aroF gene encoding 3-deoxy-7-phosphoheptulonate synthase codes for the protein MVIVLHPSVTTEQIEELKAELEKGGCSAWPTYGEFQTIIGVVGSTHKLDKDKLASKNYVEKVLSVQEPYKKANRVFHPEDTVIPIGNQTIGGNKLTIIAGPCSVESESQILSVANQVKAAGAGFLRGGAYKPRTSPYSFQGLKEEGLELLKIARAETGLPIVSEIMSVSKLDKFVEDVDIIQIGARNMQNFDLLKAVGQTNKPILLKRGLCATIEELLMSAEYIMAEGNDNVILCERGIRTFETYTRNTLDLSAVLAIKKLSHLPVIIDPSHAAGKWWMVEALSKASIAVGADGLIIEVHNDPANASCDGPQSITPERFASLMGFLTQIAKIENRTI
- the trpD gene encoding anthranilate phosphoribosyltransferase; translation: MFKEFLAQVVAGENLSREDAQLSMDIIMSGGGTEAQIGAFITALRIKGETIDEIAGFAQTMRNHSLKVQFSSREMIDTCGTGGDKTGTFNVSTAVAFVVAGAGLVVAKHGNHGLSSSCGSADVLNALGVSMNLPPQGVRKSIEITKVGFLYAPAFHKAMKYAAKPRKELGFRTVFNMLGPLTNPAEANYQLIGVYEPSLTRKLAEALAMLGVKRAMVVHGLDGLDEISTTALTQVTEVNGQETRTYTIDPAVYGFSGGGLEGYRGGTPEENGKFILDIFQGKLLGPKRDIVLLNAAAALVVAGKAESIKEGLNIAAKSIDEGAAYSKLEEVRRFSQEYKEELILS
- a CDS encoding Zn-dependent hydrolase, with the protein product MVSYRRLEENFQRLSVIGRQDGGGITRLAFGDADWEARNIVIELMKNAGLKIRVDAFGNIIGRREGLYPEKSVVMLGSHIDSVPNGGNFDGVVGVLAAIEALQCLEEQQEQNDHPIEVVVFMAEESSRFGVATLGSKAFCGKLSSQNLVQYKDKDGITLAEAIQQRELAPENIGQAQYEGEIKAFLELHIEQGKVLETTNHQIGIVTGIAAPTRFKAIVTGQADHSGATPMNMRQDALTAAAEVILLVEQLARKVAHLGVVGTTGVIKADPGAINVIPGRVELGIDIRAIQLASKQWVVDELITGIDKIKTQRSVTIELITLTDEIPVELLKEMVEELQEVCKQHPYPNMLMPSGAGHDAMHLAPLAPTGIIFIPCQGGISHNPAEWASMDDIVAGTEILLTAIRKIANLEFSWKKAML
- a CDS encoding formate/nitrite transporter family protein; translation: MYYEEIKKVSSAAQAKGALLKGSPVKYLLSSVLAGMYVGLGILLIFTIGGLLSQADSPAVKIIMGTSFGIALSLVIMAGSELFTGNNIIMTIGRMEKKVTISDVFTIHILSFIGNLLGSFLLASLFILSGLGQGSTAMLMVKIAHSKVSLPWMELLARGILCNILVCLAIWCSFKMKEEAGKLIMIFWCLFAFITTGFEHSVANMTLLSAVLIMPGADAVSLLDFIYNISWVTLGNMIGGIFFVALPYWYLSKQS
- the aroD gene encoding type I 3-dehydroquinate dehydratase, coding for MSKIIGEGTQPLICTPLVGRNQEIVLAELANVLEKKPDIIEWRADFFEAIANTDEVVALANTIKEIAGDLTIIFTIRSIREGGQTIPLSDSEAMELNAAICTNTSVEYVDCELSNLPEHFQQLCKVARENSTKIIASFHNFNCTPSKESLEERFTQAEEYGADVAKVAVMPKTLEDVLTLLSATLEAKNKLKIPVISMSMGELGAVTRLFGGVFGSTVSFAVGQSSSAPGQVPIEDLNTVFHIVKKSMGM